The nucleotide window GCCCGGGCAGTGAGGGCAGCTGCGGCAGCAGATGACGCTGCATGGTCTCGGCGACCTTGCGCTGGCGCTCGTACAGCCGTGCGTTGTCCAGCGCCAGACCCGTCCGACGGGTCAGGTCCTCCAGCAGTGGCAGGTCGGCGGGGGTGAAGGCGTCATGGCGCTGCGCACGGCCCAGGGTCAGGGCGCCCAGTACGTCGCGCAGACCTCGGATGGGCGCGATCACGGCGGAGTGCATGCCCGTCTCGGTGAACAGGCGCTGCTGCTCGACCGCGATGCCCGAGTCCGGCGGCCCCTGGTAGGTGGCGGGGCCGGCGAGGGAGGAGGCGGCGCCGCGCAGGGCCCGCGACAGCGGCATCGGGGACTCCGTCGGCACGGGAGGCATCGGGCCCTGCAGATCGCCACGCTCGACCAGGATGCCGTCCTTGTGCTCCATCACCAGGACACGCCGTACCTCGTCGTGCTCGGTGAGGAGATCGAACACCGCCCAGTCCGCCAGTCGCGGCACGGTCAGGGCCGCCAGCCGGTGCAGCGCCTCGTCCACGTCCAGCGTGGACGTGAGCTGTGTGGTCGTCTCCGCCAGCAGCGCCAGGCGGTCCAGTTCCGTCAGCGGTACGGAGTACCGCTCGTCGCCCTGCTGCGACTTCTCCCGCTCGTACAGCAGCACCAGCGCACCCGCCACGCCCGTGCCCGTCGTGCAAGGCGTGATCAGCCACGACAGCTGCGCGAGGACGCCGTCCCCGCGGACGAACCATTCGGCGTCGCCGTGCCTGATGTCCCTGGTGAGGAGCGCTTTCCTCAGCTTGCAACGGCTACGGGGCATGGCGTGCCCGTGGTTGTTGCGGTGCAGCAGGTCGTGGGAGTCCTGGCCGGTCAGTTCCGCGGCACCCCTGCCGAGCAGGCTCTGGGCCGCGCTGTTGGCCGCGACGATGAGACCGTCGTCATCGACGACGAGGGCGGGCGCCGCCACGTTGTCCAGCGCCTTCTCCAGCGGCACCCCGGACAGCGCCGGCTCTCCGGGCAGGGGTCTGCCTCCTGTGCCGGGAGCCGCAAGCCCGTCCATGTCCCTTCCGTCCCTCCTCGATCCGAACGCAATCTGCTGCAGTACCCCAGCGGAATCATTACAAGCGCACAAGCCCGCCGGCCATTGAAGACCATCCACCGGGCTGCTTTCCAATCGCACCAATCGCACAAAGACGCCGGCGGGACGGCCGGGCCGCCCGGCGGACCCGCGGTCCCGCGAGACCGAGGCCGTACGAGACCGGAAAAGAGCAGTGGAGAAGGGTCCGCGCGGCCGGGGGTCGGGAGGGCTTGACCTGGAGCGCG belongs to Streptomyces sp. V3I8 and includes:
- a CDS encoding SpoIIE family protein phosphatase, with the translated sequence MDGLAAPGTGGRPLPGEPALSGVPLEKALDNVAAPALVVDDDGLIVAANSAAQSLLGRGAAELTGQDSHDLLHRNNHGHAMPRSRCKLRKALLTRDIRHGDAEWFVRGDGVLAQLSWLITPCTTGTGVAGALVLLYEREKSQQGDERYSVPLTELDRLALLAETTTQLTSTLDVDEALHRLAALTVPRLADWAVFDLLTEHDEVRRVLVMEHKDGILVERGDLQGPMPPVPTESPMPLSRALRGAASSLAGPATYQGPPDSGIAVEQQRLFTETGMHSAVIAPIRGLRDVLGALTLGRAQRHDAFTPADLPLLEDLTRRTGLALDNARLYERQRKVAETMQRHLLPQLPSLPGLEMTARYLPAPDASSVGGDWYDAFALAGRAHALAIGDVVGHDLDAAAGMAQVRNMLRAFAWSQPDAAPSAVVTQLDEAVMHIAEVPMATMILARLTVGEDALWHLDWTNAGHPPPLLVTHDGRARYLDEAHGILLGTGVTRPRPDAVAVLPPRATLLLYTDGLIESPRHSIDHGLDRLRRYAASLAHRPLDSFCDSLLDQVRPADNDDDVALIALRTPVLP